The following coding sequences lie in one Apium graveolens cultivar Ventura chromosome 1, ASM990537v1, whole genome shotgun sequence genomic window:
- the LOC141660926 gene encoding aspartyl protease AED3-like yields MATSTTFFPILLFTTLIFLLSPSQSSNIDPKCDIPESGSTLQVLHVNSPCSPFRPQKQVSWEESVLQMQSDDTTRMLYLSNLVAGRSVVPVGSGRGILQTPTYIVRAKVGTPPQTFLMAVDNSNDAAWLPCSGCTGCASTTFASDKSTSFKTLGCKASQCKQVPHQTTCTATACSFNTTYGTSSVAANLSQDSFKLATDVIHGYTFGCIQKTTGGSVPPQGLLGLGRGPLSLLSQTQSLYRSTFSYCLPSFKSLNFSGSLRLGPVQPVRMKFTQLLKNPSRSSLYYVNLVAIKVGRKIVHIPASALAFNATNGAGTIIDTGTVFTRLVEPAYIAVRNEFRRRMGKTAVVSSLGGFDTCYSVPITIPTITFMFKGINMTLPQDNFLIHSSSSSITCLAMAASPNNVNSVLNVIASMQQQNLRVLFDVPKSKLGMAREKCT; encoded by the exons ATGGCAACTTCAACCACATTCTTTCCCATTCTCCTCTTCACAACCCTCATTTTCTTGTTATCTCCATCACAGTCTTCAAACATAGACCCTAAATGCGACATCCCGGAATCCGGATCAACCCTACAAGTCCTCCATGTCAATAGTCCATGTTCACCATTCCGTCCCCAAAAACAAGTCTCATGGGAAGAAAGTGTGCTTCAAATGCAGTCCGACGACACGACAAGGATGCTCTACTTGTCGAACCTTGTTGCTGGAAGATCAGTTGTTCCTGTTGGATCGGGACGGGGGATTTTACAGACACCAACTTACATTGTTAGGGCTAAAGTTGGTACACCACCACAAACATTCCTTATGGCTGTTGATAATAGTAATGATGCTGCTTGGCTACCTTGTTCTGGCTGTACTGGTTGTGCTTCTACTACTTTTGCTTCTGACAAATCTACATCTTTCAAGACTCTTGGTTGTAAAGCTAGTCAGTGCAAACAG GTTCCTCACCAAACCACATGCACAGCCACAGCATGTAGCTTCAACACCACCTATGGAACATCCTCAGTTGCAGCAAATCTCTCACAAGACTCCTTCAAACTAGCTACTGATGTCATTCATGGATACACTTTCGGCTGTATCCAAAAGACTACCGGTGGCTCAGTGCCTCCACAAGGACTTTTAGGCCTTGGTCGAGGCCCGTTATCATTATTGTCCCAAACCCAAAGCCTGTACCGATCCACATTCTCGTACTGTTTGCCGAGTTTCAAGTCTTTAAACTTTTCGGGGTCTCTGCGATTAGGGCCCGTGCAGCCGGTCAGGATGAAGTTTACCCAATTACTGAAAAATCCCAGCAGATCTTCACTTTACTATGTAAACTTGGTTGCAATCAAAGTTGGTAGGAAGATTGTGCACATCCCTGCAAGTGCATTGGCGTTTAATGCAACAAATGGAGCTGGAACTATCATTGATACAG GAACTGTGTTCACTCGACTAGTGGAACCAGCCTACATTGCCGTGAGAAATGAATTCCGTCGACGCATGGGAAAAACTGCAGTAGTGTCATCACTAGGTGGATTCGACACATGCTACTCCGTCCCAATAACAATACCAACTATCACATTCATGTTCAAAGGCATTAATATGACACTCCCGCAAGACAACTTCCTTATACACAGCAGCTCAAGTAGCATAACCTGTCTTGCAATGGCTGCGTCGCCTAATAATGTGAATTCTGTGCTGAATGTCATTGCTAGCATGCAGCAACAAAATCTCAGGGTGCTTTTCGATGTGCCCAAATCAAAGCTTGGTATGGCCCGTGAGAAATGTACCTAA